A genomic stretch from Falco naumanni isolate bFalNau1 chromosome 4, bFalNau1.pat, whole genome shotgun sequence includes:
- the CCDC66 gene encoding coiled-coil domain-containing protein 66 isoform X4, which produces MRLDAGTILKRCDTQSKLKNHKQAIKNKPLPQDALRNRMNSRGGSDWHNRSKPAMQMGHKARAPKQALRIRHTGRVLRSTQNACIKQENLTKPRSESSLSMTKGEKLQVTKHSSHEAATKDYSLIFQRDSTSRYPDSENPDVKKSQQKLQNSCVSAEDLRSLVCLTQEQLQQILMLVKEGTRSISETHNEKQEEMAPNEASEENITALLQKPCKVSSVPDKANSDSSRKQEACPQPGQKVTKDSWKPADMFSTLGGKEGEKALLESRKTQWKKELDEQVALKKKLKETLEGKVGYFWAKPGNNETHKEKVETTDPDKTVFPAESIITSEENSLCTTSSTTESNKVPLNVLSVPAGHSSDLPGVSCTAFVFGEAVPQERPFSALKHEQQKKWLEELDKQKEEAKLRKIEEKLNLTKAEEHDRWAMHFDSLKNHLNANTQHPVNGMYKNQHESLCLSPDPKELTAFIHPFSPAALGNLMPLKVGDAEKAAKNSAPEHSQKVSFLRSMTALLDPAQIEERDRRRQKQLEHQKAIMAQVEEKRKKKQLEEEQRKWEEQEEEQRLAQEKEQMQKQFEEDMLKQKQKEELMTLKTNELYQTMQKAQELAQRLKHEQRIRDLAQKGHDISKLQKNLGGDTEFENSNTCLSHRSHNFSGDVKSHIDAQTSPRKDTAVQTDYFNTSAYTESAEERTVCCGSPDISIGYKETSNSKKSQKDMQYIDKNKISGKETGGIYSDLYEQYARKDRQIKPSEKYSKRPDWNINKPGKRYIPASERYPKQLQKQREENKVRRQMELLQLVERNTPGNLCPKKGSYSDRSPSPHKEIKMKNKGHRVRKEEQLHENHLNGERSESPPVPAVKNRLHQGQKKRILASNFLELNNNIRREKNTKTATQQRSSSPPVTDPFSQFVPYVRTNEVYYLDPDAPVTRPSTYDPQYRQFNDSCQMPRHIFSSDHIRDPLLNPDVVKIKERQQAILKGLSELRQGLLQKQKELETGLIPTMAQEENFILPF; this is translated from the exons ATGAGGTTGGATGCAGGGACTATCCTGAAAAGATGTGACACtcaaagcaaactgaaaaatcacaaacaagcaattaaaaataagccATTACCCCAGGATGCTCTGAGAAACAGGATGAATAGCAGGGGAGGATCAGACTGGCACA ATCGATCAAAGCCTGCAATGCAG ATGGGTCATAAAGCCAGAGCACCTAAACAGGCGTTGAGAATAAGGCATACTGGGCGTGTTCTGAGGTCAACACAAAATGCTTGTATCAAGCAGGAAAACTTAACAAAACCAAGGAGTGAATCAAGCTTATCAATGacaaaaggtgaaaaactgCAAGTTACTAAACACTCCTCACATGAAGCTGCAACTAAAGATTACTCTTTGATTTTCCAAAGAGATAGCACAAGCAGATACCCTGATTCAGAGAATCCTGATGttaaaaaaagtcaacagaaaCTTCAAAACTCATGTGTATCAGCTGAAGACCTAAGAAGTTTGGTATGCTTAACACAGGAACAGCTTCAGCAGATTTTGATGCTTGTAAAAGAAGGAACTAGAAGCATCTCTGAAACTCATaatgaaaagcaagaggaaatgg CTCCTAATGAGGCATCAGAGGAAAACATTACTGCATTGCTCCAAAAACCTTGTAAAGTTTCATCTGTTCCAGATAAGGCTAACTCTGATTCAAGCAGGAAACAAGAAGCATGTCCGCAGCCAGGACAGAAAGTTAC AAAGGATTCATGGAAGCCTGCTGACATGTTTAGTACCTTGGGTggaaaagaaggggagaaagcCTTATTAGAATCTAGGAAGACCCAATGGAAGAAGGAATTAG atgAACAGGTAGcactgaagaagaaactgaaagaaacttTGGAGGGAAAGGTGGGTTATTTCTGGGCAAAACCTGGCAATAATGAAACCCATAAAGAGAAAGTGGAAACAACTGACCCAGATAAG ACAGTGTTTCCAGCTGAGTCAATTATTACCAGTGAGGAAAACTCTCTCTGTACAACTTCTTCAACGACAGAGTCCAATAAAGTTCCACTGAATGTTTTAAGTGTTCCAGCTGGGCATTCTTCTGACTTACCAGGTGTCAGTTGCACAGCGTTTGTTTTTGGG GAGGCCGTGCCACAGGAACGACCTTTTAGCGCGCTGAAGCATGAGCAACAGAAGAAGTGGCTTGAAGAGCTGgataaacagaaggaagaagctAAGCTAcgaaaaatagaagaaaaacttAATTTAACAAAG GCTGAAGAGCATGACAGATGGGCAATGCATTTTGATTCTTTAAAGAACCACCTTAATGCTAATACACAGCATCCCGTAAATGGAATGTACAAAAACCAGCATGAAAGTCTTTGCCTGTCACCTGACCCTAAGGAGCTGACTGCTTTTATTCACCCTTTTTCACCTGCAGCTTTAGGCAATCTCATGCCCTTAAAGGTGGGAGATGCAGAAAAAGCTGCTAAAAACAGTGCTCCAGAACACAGTCAGAAAGTCAG TTTCCTCCGTTCAATGACAGCTCTCCTGGACCCTGCACAGATTGAAGAGAGAGACAGGCGGCGGCAGAAACAGTTAGAACATCAG AAAGCAATTATGGCTCAGGTAGAAGAAAAACGGAAGAAGAAACAACTggaggaagagcagagaaaatgggaagaacAAGAAGAAGAACAGCGCCTagcacaagaaaaagaacaaatgcagaaacaatTTGAGGAAGATatgctgaaacaaaaacaaaaggag GAACTCATGACTCTTAAAACAAATGAGCTCTATCAGACAATGCAGAAAGCTCAAGAATTGGCACAGAGATTAAAACACGAGCAGCGCATTCGAGACTTGGCTCAGAAGGGACATGACATTTCAAAACTTCAGAAGAATCTTGGTG GTGATACAGAATTTGAAAATTCTAATACTTGCCTTTCACATCGAAGTCATAATTTTTCTGGTGACGTTAAGAGTCATATTGATGCACAGACTTCTCCTCGGAAAGACACTGCTGTACAGACAG attactTTAATACTTCAGCATACACTGAGTCAGCTGAGGAAAGAACCGTGTGTTGTGGATCTCCTGATATATCCATAGGATATAAAGAAACCtctaacagcaaaaaaagccagaaggaCATGCAGTatatagataaaaataaaatttcaggaaaagaaactggTGGCATATACAGTGATCTATACGAACAATATGcaagaaaagacagacaaattaaaccttcagaaaaatacagcaaaagacCTGACTGGAATATAAACAAGCCTGGGAAAAGATACATTCCAGCATCAGAAAGATACCCTaaacagctacagaaacaaagggaagaaaacaaagtgagaCGACAAATGGAACTGCTTCAGCTGGTAGAAAGGAATACCCCTGGGAATCTCTGCCCGAAAAAGGGCAGTTACTCAGACAGGTCTCCTTCACctcacaaagaaataaaaatgaagaataagGGACATAGAGTCAGAAAG GAAGAACAGTTACATGAGAACCATTTGAATGGAGAAAG ATCTGAATCGCCACCTGTGCCAGCAGTTAAGAACAGATTACACCAAGGGCAAAAAAAACGGATACTTGCTTCTAATTTCCTGGAGCTTAACAACAATattagaagagagaaaaataccaaGACAGCTACCCAGCAGAGGAGCTCTTCTCCTCCTGTTACAGACCCCTTTTCACAATTTGTTCCGTATGTTCGAACAAACGAAGTATATTATCTTGATCCAGATGCACCAGTGACTAGACCTTCAACATATGACCCCCAGTATCGACAGTTTAATG ATTCTTGCCAAATGCCACGACACATTTTTAGCTCTGATCACATTAGAGACCCTCTTCTAAATCCTGATGTAGTTAAAATCAAAGAGAGACAACAAGCAATTCTCAAAGGACTGTCAGAATTACGCCAG
- the CCDC66 gene encoding coiled-coil domain-containing protein 66 isoform X6, translating to MRLDAGTILKRCDTQSKLKNHKQAIKNKPLPQDALRNRMNSRGGSDWHNRSKPAMQMGHKARAPKQALRIRHTGRVLRSTQNACIKQENLTKPRSESSLSMTKGEKLQVTKHSSHEAATKDYSLIFQRDSTSRYPDSENPDVKKSQQKLQNSCVSAEDLRSLVCLTQEQLQQILMLVKEGTRSISETHNEKQEEMAPNEASEENITALLQKPCKVSSVPDKANSDSSRKQEACPQPGQKVTKDSWKPADMFSTLGGKEGEKALLESRKTQWKKELDEQVALKKKLKETLEGKVGYFWAKPGNNETHKEKVETTDPDKTVFPAESIITSEENSLCTTSSTTESNKVPLNVLSVPAGHSSDLPGVSCTAFVFGEAVPQERPFSALKHEQQKKWLEELDKQKEEAKLRKIEEKLNLTKAEEHDRWAMHFDSLKNHLNANTQHPVNGMYKNQHESLCLSPDPKELTAFIHPFSPAALGNLMPLKVGDAEKAAKNSAPEHSQKVSFLRSMTALLDPAQIEERDRRRQKQLEHQKAIMAQVEEKRKKKQLEEEQRKWEEQEEEQRLAQEKEQMQKQFEEDMLKQKQKEELMTLKTNELYQTMQKAQELAQRLKHEQRIRDLAQKGHDISKLQKNLGGDTEFENSNTCLSHRSHNFSGDVKSHIDAQTSPRKDTAVQTDYFNTSAYTESAEERTVCCGSPDISIGYKETSNSKKSQKDMQYIDKNKISGKETGGIYSDLYEQYARKDRQIKPSEKYSKRPDWNINKPGKRYIPASERYPKQLQKQREENKVRRQMELLQLVERNTPGNLCPKKGSYSDRSPSPHKEIKMKNKGHRVRKEEQLHENHLNGERSESPPVPAVKNRLHQGQKKRILASNFLELNNNIRREKNTKTATQQRSSSPPVTDPFSQFVPYVRTNEVYYLDPDAPVTRPSTYDPQYRQFNDSCQMPRHIFSSDHIRDPLLNPDVVKIKERQQAILKGLSELRQVFSIA from the exons ATGAGGTTGGATGCAGGGACTATCCTGAAAAGATGTGACACtcaaagcaaactgaaaaatcacaaacaagcaattaaaaataagccATTACCCCAGGATGCTCTGAGAAACAGGATGAATAGCAGGGGAGGATCAGACTGGCACA ATCGATCAAAGCCTGCAATGCAG ATGGGTCATAAAGCCAGAGCACCTAAACAGGCGTTGAGAATAAGGCATACTGGGCGTGTTCTGAGGTCAACACAAAATGCTTGTATCAAGCAGGAAAACTTAACAAAACCAAGGAGTGAATCAAGCTTATCAATGacaaaaggtgaaaaactgCAAGTTACTAAACACTCCTCACATGAAGCTGCAACTAAAGATTACTCTTTGATTTTCCAAAGAGATAGCACAAGCAGATACCCTGATTCAGAGAATCCTGATGttaaaaaaagtcaacagaaaCTTCAAAACTCATGTGTATCAGCTGAAGACCTAAGAAGTTTGGTATGCTTAACACAGGAACAGCTTCAGCAGATTTTGATGCTTGTAAAAGAAGGAACTAGAAGCATCTCTGAAACTCATaatgaaaagcaagaggaaatgg CTCCTAATGAGGCATCAGAGGAAAACATTACTGCATTGCTCCAAAAACCTTGTAAAGTTTCATCTGTTCCAGATAAGGCTAACTCTGATTCAAGCAGGAAACAAGAAGCATGTCCGCAGCCAGGACAGAAAGTTAC AAAGGATTCATGGAAGCCTGCTGACATGTTTAGTACCTTGGGTggaaaagaaggggagaaagcCTTATTAGAATCTAGGAAGACCCAATGGAAGAAGGAATTAG atgAACAGGTAGcactgaagaagaaactgaaagaaacttTGGAGGGAAAGGTGGGTTATTTCTGGGCAAAACCTGGCAATAATGAAACCCATAAAGAGAAAGTGGAAACAACTGACCCAGATAAG ACAGTGTTTCCAGCTGAGTCAATTATTACCAGTGAGGAAAACTCTCTCTGTACAACTTCTTCAACGACAGAGTCCAATAAAGTTCCACTGAATGTTTTAAGTGTTCCAGCTGGGCATTCTTCTGACTTACCAGGTGTCAGTTGCACAGCGTTTGTTTTTGGG GAGGCCGTGCCACAGGAACGACCTTTTAGCGCGCTGAAGCATGAGCAACAGAAGAAGTGGCTTGAAGAGCTGgataaacagaaggaagaagctAAGCTAcgaaaaatagaagaaaaacttAATTTAACAAAG GCTGAAGAGCATGACAGATGGGCAATGCATTTTGATTCTTTAAAGAACCACCTTAATGCTAATACACAGCATCCCGTAAATGGAATGTACAAAAACCAGCATGAAAGTCTTTGCCTGTCACCTGACCCTAAGGAGCTGACTGCTTTTATTCACCCTTTTTCACCTGCAGCTTTAGGCAATCTCATGCCCTTAAAGGTGGGAGATGCAGAAAAAGCTGCTAAAAACAGTGCTCCAGAACACAGTCAGAAAGTCAG TTTCCTCCGTTCAATGACAGCTCTCCTGGACCCTGCACAGATTGAAGAGAGAGACAGGCGGCGGCAGAAACAGTTAGAACATCAG AAAGCAATTATGGCTCAGGTAGAAGAAAAACGGAAGAAGAAACAACTggaggaagagcagagaaaatgggaagaacAAGAAGAAGAACAGCGCCTagcacaagaaaaagaacaaatgcagaaacaatTTGAGGAAGATatgctgaaacaaaaacaaaaggag GAACTCATGACTCTTAAAACAAATGAGCTCTATCAGACAATGCAGAAAGCTCAAGAATTGGCACAGAGATTAAAACACGAGCAGCGCATTCGAGACTTGGCTCAGAAGGGACATGACATTTCAAAACTTCAGAAGAATCTTGGTG GTGATACAGAATTTGAAAATTCTAATACTTGCCTTTCACATCGAAGTCATAATTTTTCTGGTGACGTTAAGAGTCATATTGATGCACAGACTTCTCCTCGGAAAGACACTGCTGTACAGACAG attactTTAATACTTCAGCATACACTGAGTCAGCTGAGGAAAGAACCGTGTGTTGTGGATCTCCTGATATATCCATAGGATATAAAGAAACCtctaacagcaaaaaaagccagaaggaCATGCAGTatatagataaaaataaaatttcaggaaaagaaactggTGGCATATACAGTGATCTATACGAACAATATGcaagaaaagacagacaaattaaaccttcagaaaaatacagcaaaagacCTGACTGGAATATAAACAAGCCTGGGAAAAGATACATTCCAGCATCAGAAAGATACCCTaaacagctacagaaacaaagggaagaaaacaaagtgagaCGACAAATGGAACTGCTTCAGCTGGTAGAAAGGAATACCCCTGGGAATCTCTGCCCGAAAAAGGGCAGTTACTCAGACAGGTCTCCTTCACctcacaaagaaataaaaatgaagaataagGGACATAGAGTCAGAAAG GAAGAACAGTTACATGAGAACCATTTGAATGGAGAAAG ATCTGAATCGCCACCTGTGCCAGCAGTTAAGAACAGATTACACCAAGGGCAAAAAAAACGGATACTTGCTTCTAATTTCCTGGAGCTTAACAACAATattagaagagagaaaaataccaaGACAGCTACCCAGCAGAGGAGCTCTTCTCCTCCTGTTACAGACCCCTTTTCACAATTTGTTCCGTATGTTCGAACAAACGAAGTATATTATCTTGATCCAGATGCACCAGTGACTAGACCTTCAACATATGACCCCCAGTATCGACAGTTTAATG ATTCTTGCCAAATGCCACGACACATTTTTAGCTCTGATCACATTAGAGACCCTCTTCTAAATCCTGATGTAGTTAAAATCAAAGAGAGACAACAAGCAATTCTCAAAGGACTGTCAGAATTACGCCAG